The Nothobranchius furzeri strain GRZ-AD chromosome 6, NfurGRZ-RIMD1, whole genome shotgun sequence genome includes a region encoding these proteins:
- the ythdc1 gene encoding YTH domain-containing protein 1 isoform X2, producing MAAERREDKDGELNVLEDLLTEAPDHDDELYNPETERDISDKKGTKRKSERSESRDLKRLRSSSGHTPSRSSSAVKRGLGLSSKKSSSPRSRHSTTYRHDYYDERKGRQGSREGPRSRGGEDARRRESQRGLEGLSRKLRRDERRTTLSPHNDENQSEEEPEYGSEQASGSSSHVEEEEEEEDQEEDEEGMEEEEDEEEGEKEEEEEEEEYDERRGGEGNDYDTRSEAGDSRSASSVSFSDDGESAHTGSASEASESEKKREKLSSSVRAVRKGMEKTSCAVADPTNKLRYILRDARFFLIKSNNHENVSLAKAKGVWSTLPVNEKKLNAAFRSARSVILVFSVRESGKFQGFARLASESHHGGSPIHWVLPAGMNAKMLGGVFKINWLCRRELPFIKTAHLSNPWNEFKPVKIGRDGQEIQPTVGAQLCALFPLDESVDVHQVARRIRHKRRTPSEPRPRGRPPLREPGRRRPEEFDLHGRKRPRVDGPPEFSQRAGFIQDLRSQPVDRRFSGVRRDVLPNGSYNYYMRNYHQSVGPAAPWQTLAAYPNVEQQPPHHPPYYHHNHPPPPPHQAFHHHHPTLPPHEAPPPRFRDKQRPPQHRAFPSSPHDYDMRVDDFLRRTQAVVSSRRERERQRERERGGPRRERERERARDRDRERERDKERGRYRR from the exons GTACAAAGAGAAAGAGCGAACGCTCTGAAAGCCGGGATCTAAAGAGGCTTCGCTCCTCATCGGGCCACACCCCCTCCAGATCTTCATCTGCAGTTAAGAGGGGTCTGGGATTGTCCTCTAAGAAGTCATCCAGCCCTCGCAGCCGCCATTCCACCACCTACCGTCACGATTACTACGACGAACGAAAGGGGAGGCAAGGGTCCAGAGAAGGGCCCCGGAGCCGTGGAGGAGAGGACGCACGGCGGAGAGAGTCCCAACGGGGCCTAGAGGGTCTGAGCCGG AAGTTGCGGCGTGATGAACGGCGAACGACGCTTTCCCCCCATAATGATGAGAACCAGTCAGAGGAAGAGCCGGAGTATGGTTCGGAGCAGGCATCGGGCAGTTCCTCCCAcgtagaggaggaggaagaggaggaggatcaggaggaagatgaggagggcatggaggaggaagaggatgaggaggaaggagagaaagaggaagaagaagaggaggaggaatatGACGAGCGTCGTGGTGGTGAGGGAAACGACTATGACACAAGGAGTGAAGCTGGAGATTCGCGATCTGCCTCCTCTGTGAGTTTCTCTGATGATGGTGAATCAGCCCACACAGGCTCCGCCTCTGAGGCCTCAG AATCGGAGAAGAAGCGAGAAAAGCTGTCGTCGTCAGTTCGAGCTGTTCGAAAAGGGATGGAGA AAACTTCCTGTGCCGTTGCAGATCCCACCAACAAACTCCGTTACATCCTGCGAGATGCTCGCTTCTTCCTCATTAAGAGCAACAACCATGAAAACGTTTCCCTGGCCAAAGCAAAG GGTGTTTGGTCGACACTGCCAGTCAACGAGAAGAAACTCAACGCTGCGTTCCGGTCAGCTCGAAGCGTCATTCTGGTCTTCTCTGTTAGGGAGAGTGGAAAGTTCCAAG GTTTTGCACGCCTGGCTTCAGAGTCTCATCATGGTGGCTCTCCCATCCACTGGGTTCTTCCCGCTGGCATGAACGCCAAGATGCTGGGAGGAGTCTTCAAGATTAATTGGCTCTGCAG GAGGGAACTTCCTTTCATTAAGACGGCCCACTTGTCCAACCCCTGGAACGAGTTCAAGCCTGTTAAAATTGGACGTGACGGTCAG GAGATTCAACCAACAGTTGGCGCCCAGCTTTGTGCCCTGTTCCCATTGGATGAGAGTGTGGACGTTCACCAGGTGGCTCGTCGCATTCGTCACAAGCGTCGAACTCCATCGGAACCACGGCCTCGAGGCCGACCGCCGCTACGGGAACCGGGAAG GCGTCGACCTGAAGAGTTCGACCTCCATGGCAGGAAACGGCCACGAGTTGATGGTCCACCAGAATTCAGCCAGCGAGCAG GGTTTATCCAAGACCTACGGAGCCAACCGGTGGATAG GAGATTCTCCGGCGTCAGGCGTGACGTGCTTCCGAACGGG TCTTACAACTACTATATGAGGAACTACCACCAGAGCGTCGGACCGGCTGCTCCTTGGCAAACTCTG GCGGCTTACCCCAATGTGGAGCAACAGCCCCCTCACCACCCCCCTTACTACCACCACAATCATCCTCCACCACCCCCCCACCAAGCCTTCCATCATCACCACCCCACTCTGCCGCCACATGAAGCTCCACCCCCTCGATTCAGAGACAAGCAGCGACCCCCCCAGCACCGCGCCTTCCCCTCTAGCCCG CATGACTATGACATGCGAGTCGATGACTTCCTGCGGCGGACTCAGGCTGTGGTAAGCAGCAGGCGAGAGCGGGAACGTCAGCGGGAACGGGAGCGAGGTGGACCTCGCCGTGAGCGTGAACGAGAGCGTGCGAGGGAcagagacagggagagagagagagacaaggagAGGGGGCGGTACCGCAGGTGA
- the ufc1 gene encoding ubiquitin-fold modifier-conjugating enzyme 1, protein MADDATRRTVSNIPLLKTHAGPRDRALWPQRLKEEYQALIRFVEQNKAADNDWFRLESNADGTRWSGTCWFVHELLRYEFRVEFDIPVTYPDTAPEVAVPELDGKTAKMFRGGKICLTEHFAPLWARNVPRFGLAHLMALGLAPWLAVEIPDLISKGLVIHKERPRGSVE, encoded by the coding sequence ATGGCGGACGACGCCACGCGCAGGACCGTGTCAAATATTCCTTTACTGAAGACGCACGCGGGGCCACGGGATCGCGCGCTGTGGCCGCAGCGGCTGAAGGAGGAGTACCAGGCGCTGATCCGGTTCGTGGAGCAGAACAAGGCTGCCGATAACGACTGGTTCCGACTAGAGTCCAACGCGGACGGCACGCGCTGGTCCGGGACTTGCTGGTTCGTCCACGAGCTGCTGCGATACGAGTTCCGGGTGGAGTTCGACATCCCGGTCACATATCCGGACACCGCGCCTGAGGTGGCGGTCCCGGAGCTGGACGGGAAGACCGCCAAGATGTTCCGCGGAGGGAAAATCTGCCTCACTGAACATTTCGCACCGCTGTGGGCGCGCAACGTACCTCGCTTCGGACTCGCGCACCTGATGGCGCTGGGCCTCGCGCCGTGGCTCGCGGTGGAGATCCCGGACCTGATCAGCAAAGGGCTCGTGATCCATAAGGAGCGGCCTCGCGGATCCGTGGAATGA
- the ythdc1 gene encoding YTH domain-containing protein 1 isoform X1, producing MAAERREDKDGELNVLEDLLTEAPDHDDELYNPETERDISDKKGTKRKSERSESRDLKRLRSSSGHTPSRSSSAVKRGLGLSSKKSSSPRSRHSTTYRHDYYDERKGRQGSREGPRSRGGEDARRRESQRGLEGLSRKLRRDERRTTLSPHNDENQSEEEPEYGSEQASGSSSHVEEEEEEEDQEEDEEGMEEEEDEEEGEKEEEEEEEEYDERRGGEGNDYDTRSEAGDSRSASSVSFSDDGESAHTGSASEASESEKKREKLSSSVRAVRKGMEKTSCAVADPTNKLRYILRDARFFLIKSNNHENVSLAKAKGVWSTLPVNEKKLNAAFRSARSVILVFSVRESGKFQGFARLASESHHGGSPIHWVLPAGMNAKMLGGVFKINWLCRRELPFIKTAHLSNPWNEFKPVKIGRDGQEIQPTVGAQLCALFPLDESVDVHQVARRIRHKRRTPSEPRPRGRPPLREPGRRRPEEFDLHGRKRPRVDGPPEFSQRAAGFIQDLRSQPVDRRFSGVRRDVLPNGSYNYYMRNYHQSVGPAAPWQTLAAYPNVEQQPPHHPPYYHHNHPPPPPHQAFHHHHPTLPPHEAPPPRFRDKQRPPQHRAFPSSPHDYDMRVDDFLRRTQAVVSSRRERERQRERERGGPRRERERERARDRDRERERDKERGRYRR from the exons GTACAAAGAGAAAGAGCGAACGCTCTGAAAGCCGGGATCTAAAGAGGCTTCGCTCCTCATCGGGCCACACCCCCTCCAGATCTTCATCTGCAGTTAAGAGGGGTCTGGGATTGTCCTCTAAGAAGTCATCCAGCCCTCGCAGCCGCCATTCCACCACCTACCGTCACGATTACTACGACGAACGAAAGGGGAGGCAAGGGTCCAGAGAAGGGCCCCGGAGCCGTGGAGGAGAGGACGCACGGCGGAGAGAGTCCCAACGGGGCCTAGAGGGTCTGAGCCGG AAGTTGCGGCGTGATGAACGGCGAACGACGCTTTCCCCCCATAATGATGAGAACCAGTCAGAGGAAGAGCCGGAGTATGGTTCGGAGCAGGCATCGGGCAGTTCCTCCCAcgtagaggaggaggaagaggaggaggatcaggaggaagatgaggagggcatggaggaggaagaggatgaggaggaaggagagaaagaggaagaagaagaggaggaggaatatGACGAGCGTCGTGGTGGTGAGGGAAACGACTATGACACAAGGAGTGAAGCTGGAGATTCGCGATCTGCCTCCTCTGTGAGTTTCTCTGATGATGGTGAATCAGCCCACACAGGCTCCGCCTCTGAGGCCTCAG AATCGGAGAAGAAGCGAGAAAAGCTGTCGTCGTCAGTTCGAGCTGTTCGAAAAGGGATGGAGA AAACTTCCTGTGCCGTTGCAGATCCCACCAACAAACTCCGTTACATCCTGCGAGATGCTCGCTTCTTCCTCATTAAGAGCAACAACCATGAAAACGTTTCCCTGGCCAAAGCAAAG GGTGTTTGGTCGACACTGCCAGTCAACGAGAAGAAACTCAACGCTGCGTTCCGGTCAGCTCGAAGCGTCATTCTGGTCTTCTCTGTTAGGGAGAGTGGAAAGTTCCAAG GTTTTGCACGCCTGGCTTCAGAGTCTCATCATGGTGGCTCTCCCATCCACTGGGTTCTTCCCGCTGGCATGAACGCCAAGATGCTGGGAGGAGTCTTCAAGATTAATTGGCTCTGCAG GAGGGAACTTCCTTTCATTAAGACGGCCCACTTGTCCAACCCCTGGAACGAGTTCAAGCCTGTTAAAATTGGACGTGACGGTCAG GAGATTCAACCAACAGTTGGCGCCCAGCTTTGTGCCCTGTTCCCATTGGATGAGAGTGTGGACGTTCACCAGGTGGCTCGTCGCATTCGTCACAAGCGTCGAACTCCATCGGAACCACGGCCTCGAGGCCGACCGCCGCTACGGGAACCGGGAAG GCGTCGACCTGAAGAGTTCGACCTCCATGGCAGGAAACGGCCACGAGTTGATGGTCCACCAGAATTCAGCCAGCGAGCAG CAGGGTTTATCCAAGACCTACGGAGCCAACCGGTGGATAG GAGATTCTCCGGCGTCAGGCGTGACGTGCTTCCGAACGGG TCTTACAACTACTATATGAGGAACTACCACCAGAGCGTCGGACCGGCTGCTCCTTGGCAAACTCTG GCGGCTTACCCCAATGTGGAGCAACAGCCCCCTCACCACCCCCCTTACTACCACCACAATCATCCTCCACCACCCCCCCACCAAGCCTTCCATCATCACCACCCCACTCTGCCGCCACATGAAGCTCCACCCCCTCGATTCAGAGACAAGCAGCGACCCCCCCAGCACCGCGCCTTCCCCTCTAGCCCG CATGACTATGACATGCGAGTCGATGACTTCCTGCGGCGGACTCAGGCTGTGGTAAGCAGCAGGCGAGAGCGGGAACGTCAGCGGGAACGGGAGCGAGGTGGACCTCGCCGTGAGCGTGAACGAGAGCGTGCGAGGGAcagagacagggagagagagagagacaaggagAGGGGGCGGTACCGCAGGTGA
- the ythdc1 gene encoding YTH domain-containing protein 1 isoform X3, translating to MAAERREDKDGELNVLEDLLTEAPDHDDELYNPETERDISDKKGTKRKSERSESRDLKRLRSSSGHTPSRSSSAVKRGLGLSSKKSSSPRSRHSTTYRHDYYDERKGRQGSREGPRSRGGEDARRRESQRGLEGLSRKLRRDERRTTLSPHNDENQSEEEPEYGSEQASGSSSHVEEEEEEEDQEEDEEGMEEEEDEEEGEKEEEEEEEEYDERRGGEGNDYDTRSEAGDSRSASSVSFSDDGESAHTGSASEASESEKKREKLSSSVRAVRKGMENPTNKLRYILRDARFFLIKSNNHENVSLAKAKGVWSTLPVNEKKLNAAFRSARSVILVFSVRESGKFQGFARLASESHHGGSPIHWVLPAGMNAKMLGGVFKINWLCRRELPFIKTAHLSNPWNEFKPVKIGRDGQEIQPTVGAQLCALFPLDESVDVHQVARRIRHKRRTPSEPRPRGRPPLREPGRRRPEEFDLHGRKRPRVDGPPEFSQRAGFIQDLRSQPVDRRFSGVRRDVLPNGSYNYYMRNYHQSVGPAAPWQTLAAYPNVEQQPPHHPPYYHHNHPPPPPHQAFHHHHPTLPPHEAPPPRFRDKQRPPQHRAFPSSPHDYDMRVDDFLRRTQAVVSSRRERERQRERERGGPRRERERERARDRDRERERDKERGRYRR from the exons GTACAAAGAGAAAGAGCGAACGCTCTGAAAGCCGGGATCTAAAGAGGCTTCGCTCCTCATCGGGCCACACCCCCTCCAGATCTTCATCTGCAGTTAAGAGGGGTCTGGGATTGTCCTCTAAGAAGTCATCCAGCCCTCGCAGCCGCCATTCCACCACCTACCGTCACGATTACTACGACGAACGAAAGGGGAGGCAAGGGTCCAGAGAAGGGCCCCGGAGCCGTGGAGGAGAGGACGCACGGCGGAGAGAGTCCCAACGGGGCCTAGAGGGTCTGAGCCGG AAGTTGCGGCGTGATGAACGGCGAACGACGCTTTCCCCCCATAATGATGAGAACCAGTCAGAGGAAGAGCCGGAGTATGGTTCGGAGCAGGCATCGGGCAGTTCCTCCCAcgtagaggaggaggaagaggaggaggatcaggaggaagatgaggagggcatggaggaggaagaggatgaggaggaaggagagaaagaggaagaagaagaggaggaggaatatGACGAGCGTCGTGGTGGTGAGGGAAACGACTATGACACAAGGAGTGAAGCTGGAGATTCGCGATCTGCCTCCTCTGTGAGTTTCTCTGATGATGGTGAATCAGCCCACACAGGCTCCGCCTCTGAGGCCTCAG AATCGGAGAAGAAGCGAGAAAAGCTGTCGTCGTCAGTTCGAGCTGTTCGAAAAGGGATGGAGA ATCCCACCAACAAACTCCGTTACATCCTGCGAGATGCTCGCTTCTTCCTCATTAAGAGCAACAACCATGAAAACGTTTCCCTGGCCAAAGCAAAG GGTGTTTGGTCGACACTGCCAGTCAACGAGAAGAAACTCAACGCTGCGTTCCGGTCAGCTCGAAGCGTCATTCTGGTCTTCTCTGTTAGGGAGAGTGGAAAGTTCCAAG GTTTTGCACGCCTGGCTTCAGAGTCTCATCATGGTGGCTCTCCCATCCACTGGGTTCTTCCCGCTGGCATGAACGCCAAGATGCTGGGAGGAGTCTTCAAGATTAATTGGCTCTGCAG GAGGGAACTTCCTTTCATTAAGACGGCCCACTTGTCCAACCCCTGGAACGAGTTCAAGCCTGTTAAAATTGGACGTGACGGTCAG GAGATTCAACCAACAGTTGGCGCCCAGCTTTGTGCCCTGTTCCCATTGGATGAGAGTGTGGACGTTCACCAGGTGGCTCGTCGCATTCGTCACAAGCGTCGAACTCCATCGGAACCACGGCCTCGAGGCCGACCGCCGCTACGGGAACCGGGAAG GCGTCGACCTGAAGAGTTCGACCTCCATGGCAGGAAACGGCCACGAGTTGATGGTCCACCAGAATTCAGCCAGCGAGCAG GGTTTATCCAAGACCTACGGAGCCAACCGGTGGATAG GAGATTCTCCGGCGTCAGGCGTGACGTGCTTCCGAACGGG TCTTACAACTACTATATGAGGAACTACCACCAGAGCGTCGGACCGGCTGCTCCTTGGCAAACTCTG GCGGCTTACCCCAATGTGGAGCAACAGCCCCCTCACCACCCCCCTTACTACCACCACAATCATCCTCCACCACCCCCCCACCAAGCCTTCCATCATCACCACCCCACTCTGCCGCCACATGAAGCTCCACCCCCTCGATTCAGAGACAAGCAGCGACCCCCCCAGCACCGCGCCTTCCCCTCTAGCCCG CATGACTATGACATGCGAGTCGATGACTTCCTGCGGCGGACTCAGGCTGTGGTAAGCAGCAGGCGAGAGCGGGAACGTCAGCGGGAACGGGAGCGAGGTGGACCTCGCCGTGAGCGTGAACGAGAGCGTGCGAGGGAcagagacagggagagagagagagacaaggagAGGGGGCGGTACCGCAGGTGA
- the ythdc1 gene encoding YTH domain-containing protein 1 isoform X4 encodes MAAERREDKDGELNVLEDLLTEAPDHDDELYNPETERDISDKKGTKRKSERSESRDLKRLRSSSGHTPSRSSSAVKRGLGLSSKKSSSPRSRHSTTYRHDYYDERKGRQGSREGPRSRGGEDARRRESQRGLEGLSRKLRRDERRTTLSPHNDENQSEEEPEYGSEQASGSSSHVEEEEEEEDQEEDEEGMEEEEDEEEGEKEEEEEEEEYDERRGGEGNDYDTRSEAGDSRSASSVSFSDDGESAHTGSASEASESEKKREKLSSSVRAVRKGMEKTSCAVADPTNKLRYILRDARFFLIKSNNHENVSLAKAKGVWSTLPVNEKKLNAAFRSARSVILVFSVRESGKFQGFARLASESHHGGSPIHWVLPAGMNAKMLGGVFKINWLCRRELPFIKTAHLSNPWNEFKPVKIGRDGQEIQPTVGAQLCALFPLDESVDVHQVARRIRHKRRTPSEPRPRGRPPLREPGRLANHQAPSPASCSSPAATTAPPAAPPRRWLLAGGLLPSSLRRVLWLLLWFRSLHWNANPLCVRLNALSQAGSRNPVQLILESFSLKLDYFPSSQKINF; translated from the exons GTACAAAGAGAAAGAGCGAACGCTCTGAAAGCCGGGATCTAAAGAGGCTTCGCTCCTCATCGGGCCACACCCCCTCCAGATCTTCATCTGCAGTTAAGAGGGGTCTGGGATTGTCCTCTAAGAAGTCATCCAGCCCTCGCAGCCGCCATTCCACCACCTACCGTCACGATTACTACGACGAACGAAAGGGGAGGCAAGGGTCCAGAGAAGGGCCCCGGAGCCGTGGAGGAGAGGACGCACGGCGGAGAGAGTCCCAACGGGGCCTAGAGGGTCTGAGCCGG AAGTTGCGGCGTGATGAACGGCGAACGACGCTTTCCCCCCATAATGATGAGAACCAGTCAGAGGAAGAGCCGGAGTATGGTTCGGAGCAGGCATCGGGCAGTTCCTCCCAcgtagaggaggaggaagaggaggaggatcaggaggaagatgaggagggcatggaggaggaagaggatgaggaggaaggagagaaagaggaagaagaagaggaggaggaatatGACGAGCGTCGTGGTGGTGAGGGAAACGACTATGACACAAGGAGTGAAGCTGGAGATTCGCGATCTGCCTCCTCTGTGAGTTTCTCTGATGATGGTGAATCAGCCCACACAGGCTCCGCCTCTGAGGCCTCAG AATCGGAGAAGAAGCGAGAAAAGCTGTCGTCGTCAGTTCGAGCTGTTCGAAAAGGGATGGAGA AAACTTCCTGTGCCGTTGCAGATCCCACCAACAAACTCCGTTACATCCTGCGAGATGCTCGCTTCTTCCTCATTAAGAGCAACAACCATGAAAACGTTTCCCTGGCCAAAGCAAAG GGTGTTTGGTCGACACTGCCAGTCAACGAGAAGAAACTCAACGCTGCGTTCCGGTCAGCTCGAAGCGTCATTCTGGTCTTCTCTGTTAGGGAGAGTGGAAAGTTCCAAG GTTTTGCACGCCTGGCTTCAGAGTCTCATCATGGTGGCTCTCCCATCCACTGGGTTCTTCCCGCTGGCATGAACGCCAAGATGCTGGGAGGAGTCTTCAAGATTAATTGGCTCTGCAG GAGGGAACTTCCTTTCATTAAGACGGCCCACTTGTCCAACCCCTGGAACGAGTTCAAGCCTGTTAAAATTGGACGTGACGGTCAG GAGATTCAACCAACAGTTGGCGCCCAGCTTTGTGCCCTGTTCCCATTGGATGAGAGTGTGGACGTTCACCAGGTGGCTCGTCGCATTCGTCACAAGCGTCGAACTCCATCGGAACCACGGCCTCGAGGCCGACCGCCGCTACGGGAACCGGGAAGGTTAGCCAATCATCAAGCTCCTTCCCCCGCTTCCTGTTCTTCTCCTGCGGCCACCACGGCACCACCTGCTGCCCCACCACGGAGATGGCTGTTAGCTGGCGGCTTACTTCCTAGCTCCCTGAGGCGGGTTCTCTGGTTGTTGTTGTGGTTCCGGAGCCTCCACTGGAACGCCAACCCGCTCTGCGTCAGGCTGAATGCTTTGAGTCAGGCAGGAAGTAGGAATCCTGTCCAGCTGATTTTAGAGTCATTCAGTCTAAAGTTGGATTATTTTCCGTCTTCTCAGAAAATTAACTtttaa